One Ezakiella massiliensis genomic window, GATAAGGAATAGAAAATAAAATTATAAAGTCCGTGAGTTTTTGCTCACGGATTTTTATTGGGCGAGAGAGCGAGTGATAATGATGCTAATCGGTCCGTAGAGGCTAACTTTATGTTAGCCAAAACCGATTAGTATCGCTCAATTGGCAAGAGTCACAAGGAGAATTTCGGACAAAAAATTTTGTTTTATTTATGGGTATAATGTTTGTAGGAGGAAGGTTTATATGGGATTATTTGGTGAGAGAAAAACGAAGGAAGAAAAAATACAAGAATTTGTTGACCGCTATAAATTGCAAGATTTGGATAAAAAAGACGTTGAAACCTTGTATAAGTTGAAGAAGAGTAACTACCTACAAGCAGTGATAGAGCAAAATTTTATTATAATAAGAGAGCTAAAAGAAATTAACAAGAATTTAGAAGATTTAAAAAACAAATAAGAATATGAAAGTCATTAAAGCACTTACAAGAATGTATGTGCTTTTTATTTTTCCTTTAATGGGTAATATTAAAATAAGTGAAGAGATTATTAAAAGATAAGGAGAGATTATTATGAACGACATGATTAAAAAACAATTGGCCCACAGGACAATCAGGGCTTGGAAGGATAAAAAAGTTTCAGATTCCGACCTGGAAATTTTTAAGGAAGTTATCCAAAGGACGGCGACATCCACGGGTATGCAAACATATTCTGTAATTCGCGTGGTGGATGCGGACAAGAAAAAGGCAATTTCAGATATTACAACTCAAGCCTATGTGGGGACTGCACCTGAATTATTTATTTTTATTGTAGACGGTTATAGGAATGCGCAGATTGCCAAAGAGTTAACTGGCAAGGACTATGCAAACGCTGGCGACATGGAGAGATTTTTCCAAGGCTTTACCGACGCCTGCCTGGCTGCGCAAAATTTGACCAATGCTATCGAATCCATGGATATGGGAGCTGTTTATTTGGGGTCGATTTTAAATGACGTGCCAAAGCTAATTGAGATTTTGGATTTGCCAGAATATACTTTCCCAGTCCTAGGCCTCGCCTTTGGCTATCCTGACCAAGATCCAATGCTAAAGCCAAGAATGAATATGGATTTAAGATTTTTTGAAAATGGCTACAAGAAATTTGACAATATGCTTGACGAGATTGCAGATTATGACAAGGAAATGCAAACTTATTATGACACAAGGCAGGCTGACAAGCCGCTGGATTCCTTCTCCAAGCAAGTGGTGGCCAGACTTGAAAACACAAGTGAAAAAAGACAAAAAATGGTTCAATATATCAAGGACCAAGGATTTGATTTAAAACTAGATTAAAATTAGCCCTTTTAAGAGGGCTTTTTTCTTGAAATAAAATAGCAATCTGCTATAATAAAGTTAATATAAAACTAAAGGAGGTTCTTGTGAATAGAAAATCATTGTTTAAATTTATTGCATTTTTTTCACTTGTAGGTCTTTGTGTATTCGCCTTTGGTCCAGAGCTAAAGGCTTTTACTGATGTGGATTCGACCACAAAAAATGTTGACGCAATTATGGACTTGTACAATCGCGGAATTATAAATGGCTATGATGACGGCACTTTTAAGCCAGAAAATTCCATTACTCGTGGCGAAGTTGCCATCATGATTTCAAAGGCTTTTGCTTATGATGATACGACCGCTATTTTAAATTTTAGGGACGTGCCTGCCGATGCATGGCTTCATCCTTATGTAATGAGGGTTGCCAACGCTCGCGTCATGGGCAGCGTGGGCTACGATAATTTTGGCCCAATGCAAAATATAACTTACGATGAGATTTTAAAGATTGCAGTATCGATTATGGGCAAGGATGACTTGGCCAAGCTAATGGGCGGTTGGCCAAATGGTTATTCGCATACTGCCCAGGCTATGGGACTTGCTGATTTAAAAATTTATGGCTCCAACATGGCTAGTCGTGCTGATGTATGCCAAGTTATTAGTAATATTTTTAAATACGATTCCTATAAAGATATTAAAGTCGGCTCTGAAAAAATTGAAATTGGCATGGATACAAATCTTTTGCCTAGACCAGATGAAACGGCACCTTCAACTTGGAAGGGTACAGACTGGTGGTTTTATAATACCAATAATTACGAAAATTTCTATGCCCTTTTGGTAAAGGACAATTATGTTTTTGGCCTGGCGGCTATTGGATCTGGCTTTGAATTCAATGGCAAGAAGGCCGGCGATTATGCAAATGACAACCATGGAGTGGTTCCCTTTGACGTTTTTTATGAAGACAAAAATGATGGAGACAGGGTCCACGGCATGTACACTTATTTCTTGTTGGTGAATAACGAAAAGCAGTATCAAGATTTATCTGGCCAAGACAGGGCCATCTACCATTTTACAAATGCCTTTAGGGTTTACCATGGCAAGGCTCCTTTAGAATGGGACGATAGGTTGGCAACAGCAGCCCGCCTCCACTGCGAAGATATGGGAAAAAATAATTATTTTAACCACACAAGTCTGGATGGAAGAAGTCCGAGTGACCGGGTTAAGGCTCAGGGCCTTTCCTATGGAGCTGGAGAAAATATTTCGGCTGGTTACGCAGGGGCCTTTGAAGCCTACAATGGCTGGGTTAACTCTGAGGGCCACAGAGACAATATGTTAAATGATAGTTATCAGACCCTGGGAGTTGGGTCAGCTTATGTTAATTCAGGTAGCTATCAGACTTTCTTTACGCAAAACTTCTCATTCTCCGATAGAAGGGGTTATTGGGACTAAAAAATATTTGCCTGCAGGAAAATTCTTGCAGGTTTTTTTATTGGAAAGGAAATTAATTTTAGAATTTTTCTGGCAAAAATTTTGAAGAATTACAGTTTGCAAGAAATTTTAAAAAGAAAATATAAATTGTTTAAAAGCATGAGGACTGGGTATAATAATTGTAGGTCAAGAAAGGTCAAAGACAAAAAAGGAAGTGAATTTATGGAGTATAAAGATTATTATAAAATTTTAGGCGTGGATAAGAATGCCACAGCTGATGAAATAAAATCCAGTTTTAGAAAGCTGGCAAAAAAATATCATCCGGATTTAAATCCGGACAATGCGGAAGCAGAACAAAAATTTAAGGAGATCAATGAGGCTTACGAAGTTTTAAGTGATGAAAAGAAGCGTAAGACTTACGACCGATTTGGTACGACAAATAATTTTACCGGCGGACAAAATTTCGATCCGAACGCTTACGGCTACAGTGGCTTTAGTGGATCGGGCAATGCAGACTTCAGCGATTTCTTTAATATGTTCTTTGGCGGCGGAGGCGGCTCAAGGACTTATACATCCTCTGGCTCTGGCTTTGGTTTTGAAGACTTGTTTGGCGGCGGCAGGCGGTCAAGTCGGGGTCCACAAAATTATGAGATGGACCTGGACGTCACCCTTTATGAAGCCATGACTGGGACGACTAAGAGACTCAGCCTAGATGTTGGCGGTCAAGTTAAAAATATCGAAGTAAAGGTTCCACGCGGCATCACTGACGGCAAAAAGATCCGTGTCCGCGGCAACAAGTGGGGCATAGACAAGGATATTTTATTTAAAATTAAGGTAAATTCTTATCCTTACGAGTTAAAGGGCTTGGATATTTACAAGGACATTGAACTTTACCCTTGGGAGGCTTATTTTGGCGTGGAAAAAGAAATTGATATTTTGGGAACCAAGATTAAATTAAAGACTCCGCCTAATATGCAAACTGGCAAAAAGATTAAGCTAAAGGGCAAGGGTTTTATTGATTTAAAGAAAAACACGGGCGACTTTTACGCCGTAGTAAATATTGTAAATCCGACTAATCTTTCCAAAGAAAAGGAGGATTTGTTAAGAAAGTTGGGTGAATAAGATGAATATGAACGACAAGATGACTATTAAAACCATCGAGGCCATCAATAAATCCGTCGAATATCAAAAGGACTATAAAAATCCTGAGATTTCGACCTGGCATTTACTATTGGCAATGCTAAATGGCGACTCGGTGGTAAATTTAATTTTTAATAAACTGGATGTAGACGCAAGGGCTTTGGAGGCAGATGTCAAGGCGGAGATTATGAAACTCCCACAGGCTTCAGAGGTTAACGCCTACATGTCAAAAGAGATGTCAGATGTTTTGGGTCAGGCCGACAATATCAGGTCGGACTTTAGGGATTCCTATTTGAGCCTGGAACATATTTTGCTGGCGATGGTTGAAAAATCTCCAGACATAAAAAAGATTTTAAGTAAATATAATGTAGATAAAAATAAGATTTTGGAGGTGCTTATGGATATTAGAGGAAATCAAAATATAAATACAGATAATCCCGAATCAACCATGGATGCCCTTCAAAGATTTGGCAGAGATCTGGTTGAAGAGGCAAAATCCGGTAAGATGGATCCTGTAATTGGCCGTGATGATGAGATTAGAGACGTAATTAGAATCCTTTCAAGAAGGACCAAGAACAATCCTGTTTTGATTGGCGAACCTGGTGTAGGTAAAACTGCAATTATCGAAGGCCTGGCCCAAAGGATTGTTAAAAACGACGTGCCAACAGGTTTGAGGGATAAGACAATTTATGAGCTCGATATGGGGGCACTCATTGCAGGTGCTAAGTATCGGGGCGAATTTGAAGAAAGATTAAAGACCGTTTTAAATGAAGTTGAAAAATCAGACGGTCAAATTATTTTGTTTGTGGACGAAATCCACACTATAGTTGGCGCTGGCAAGACCGAAGGGTCAATGGATGCCGGCAATATGTTAAAGCCGCTCCTCGCTCGTGGTCAGCTCCACATGATTGGCGCCACGACTTTGGATGAGTACAGGCAATATATAGAAAAAGATCCAGCCCTTGAAAGGCGTTTCCAAAAAGTTTACGTTGGAGAGCCGACGGTTGAAGATACGATTTCAATTTTAAGGGGAATCAAGGAAAAATATGAAGTTCACCATGGGATTAGAATTTCAGACGGGGCAGTAATTGCTGCTGCCACTATGAGTAACCGCTATATTACGGACAGGTTTTTACCAGACAAGGCCATTGACCTTATGGACGAAGCCTGCGCCATGGTTAGGACGCAAATCGATTCGAGTCCAGTGGAAATTGATGAGCTGGAAAGAAAAATTTTACAATTGGAAATCGAAGCTCAAGCTTTGAAAAAAGAAACAGACGACAAGAGCAAGAAGCGTCTTGAAATTTTGGAAGGTGAGTTGAAGGCTGACAAGGAAAAACACCAAGTCCTAAGAGACAAGTGGGAAGCAGAGAAGGCTGAGATTGAAAAGTCCAAAGAGCTTAAGGCCAAGATCGACCAAGTCAAAACTGAAATCGAACGCGAAGAAAGAAATTATAATCTAGAAAAGATTTCAGAGTTAAAATACGGTGAACTCCCAAGACTTGAACAAGAGTTAAAGGAATTAAATGAGAAAGAATCTGGTGACCTCATGCTAAATGTCGAAGTCACTGAAAACGAAATTGCAAAAGTTGTAAACGAATGGACGGGCATACCTGTTAGCAAGCTTTCGCAAACCGACAAGGATAAGCTTTTGAACTTAGGTGACGAACTCCACAAGAGGGTTATCGGTCAAGACAAGGCAGTAGATGCAATTGTCGATGCAATTTTAAGGTCGCGGGCAGGATTGCAAAATCAAAATCGTCCTGTGGGTTCTTTTATCTTCCTCGGTCCAACTGGTGTTGGTAAGACGGAACTTTCAAAGGCCCTCACAGAATATCTTTTCGATGATGAAAAGAATATGGTCCGTATCGATATGAGTGAGTATATGGAAAAGTTTTCAGTATCCCGTCTAATTGGTGCGCCTCCAGGATATGTTGGCTACGAAGAAGGCGGCCAACTCACAGAGGCTGTTCGCAGGAGACCATACTCAGTCGTTTTGTTTGACGAAATTGAAAAGGCCCATCCGGATGTTTTCAATCTGCTCTTGCAAGTTCTTGACGACGGCAGGTTAACTGATAACCGTGGCCGTGTGGTCGACTTTACCAATACGATTTTGATTATGACTTCAAATATTGGGTCCAGATATTTGCTAGACGGCATTGACGAGAGTGGCGAAATTTCAAAAGAAGCCGAAGACCAAGTAAACGATGCTCTAAAAGCTTCCTTTAGGCCAGAGTTTTTAAACAGAATTGACGATATTGTAATGTTTAAGCCACTTACAAGAGACAATATGAAGGCCATTATTGACCTTGAACTTGCAAGCATCAATTCACGCCTAAAGGATAGAAATATCACACTTGAAATCACCGATGCATGTGAAGATTTCATTATCGAATCTGCCTACGACCCAGCTTATGGGGCAAGGCCGATAAAGAGATTTATGAATCAAAATCTGGAATCCGCACTTGCTAAGGCCATTATCAAGGGCGACATCTTGGAAAACACCAAGGTTGTAATCGATGTAGAAAATGATGAATTGAAATTCATCAGCCAATAAAATTTAAAATTTTTAATTGATAAGAGGAGATTTTTATCTCCTCTTTTTTATTGGTAAAATCCATGGAGTTTTGTCTAGCAAAACTTGAAAAAAATGCCTGATTTGTATATACTATAAGGAGATGTATTTACATGAAAGGAGAATACTATGAAGAGATTTTTTTCAGGATTAATGCTTGTATTTGCAGTAATTATTTTGACCACCAACGCCCATGCACGCAAGCTCACAATCCTAGTTAATGAACAAGATATATCAGATAAAAGCCAGAGCCTAATTGTAAACGACAGGGTAATGGTTCCAATTAGATTTGTTTCTGAAGCCTTGGGCAAAGAAGTAACTTATAACGAAGCTTTAAAAGAAGTTGTTATTTCAGAAGGTGAGAAAAAAGTAAAGCTTAGAATAAATAGCTCCCTCATTGAAAAATCAAATGGAGAATTTATTATTTCAGATGTTAAGGCTATTGCAAAAAACGATAGGACTTACGTGCCTGTCCGTGCAGTTGCAGAGGCCTTTGACCTATTTGTTGGCTACGATTTTCCAACTAACACAGTCACGATAAAAAACGGCAGTCAAAACCCAGCCGATAAGTATTCTGTTAATGGCCTTACCGACCAAGTGACTGATGCGATCACATTAACTGCAGAGGCTGGATCAAATTTGGCTCCAAGAATTAAGACCACAAAATTATTTGTAATCGATCCCATTACTAGAAAGGGATTGGTTAACGACATTTCAAATACTATGACTGTAAAATATTTGCCATGGGAGACTTCGTCTTTTAAAATCTTAGCCCTTGTAAGCTATGATGCCAACGGAAATATTGTTGCGGGCAGGGGAAAGAAAGTCCAAACCAAAATTATGCCCCGTGTTCAAATTACAGGGCCAGGAGAAGGCAGCGACAACAACGACTATGTTGAAATCACTCCTAGCATAAACTTTGTGGCAAAGACAGTTTCATATACGGTGACTGATCTCGCTACAAATGTTGCTACAACCTATGACGATAGAGATCCTTATGCTTCATGGGCACTCACACTAAATGGTGGAGAGTCCAAGAGCGTTATGGTAACTATGAATGCTGTGGACATGGCTGGCAACAATTATTTATCAAATTCAATTTCCTTTAATCTGACCACGCCAAAAAAACTTAGCTTAACTGGTATCAAGGCTGGTCAAAAGATTGACAGGACTTTTAATGTAAATGTAAACAGAAATTTTGATGTAAAATCTACCAGATATTATCTGGGTAATGGTGCAGGAGAGACTCTCTTGGAAGAAAAGCCATACGGAGCCCATATTTTTAACCCTGCAGCTGACTTAGGCGGCTCTTATTATCTGCGTGCAGAAGTTGATTTGCCAGACGGTACTACAATGTCAACTGATAAAATAAATGTAAATATAATTCCAGGGTCTAGATTGCTCCTCCAAGGTCTTGGACCAAATGCTGTAATCTCAGAGCCAATCGAATTAAAATATGACAGCAACATCGACCACTCTGCAGTGAGATATGTATTTTATGGACCTGAAAATTTCGTTGTAGACGGAATTTTAAAGGGCAAAATTGACTTTAATCCTGCTGGCAAAAAAGATGGCCAGTACAAGGTCTACGCAGAGGTTGATACAGCAGGAGGCAAGGTTAAGAGCGAAGCTGTGAATGTTAAAATTCACAATGCAAAGACCTTTGGACCACGCCCAGTTGTTCAAAAAGACGAATTTATAAATGTCTTTTCAAAGATGGCTGTGGATACTTTTAACAAATACAATATGGCAGCCTCTATACAAATGGCCCAAGGAATCTTGGAGACAGGTTGGGGACAATATGTGCCAGTTGACAAATACACAGGCAAACTTTCCAGAAACCTCTTTGGTATCAAGGGCAAGTCCTCAAATGGATCTGTTCTTTCAAATACTTGGGAGGAATACAACGGTGTTAAATACAGGATTGATGATAACTTTAGGGCCTACAATACTCTAAATGAATCATGGAATGACCACAACGATTTACTTTTAAAGAAAGAACGCTATCAAATATTTAGAGATGTTATGTACGACCCAATCAGGGGTGCGTGGGCAATTAGGCGTGCAGGTTATGCAACCGACTCCAAGTACCCAGGCAAGTTAATTAACATTATAGAAAAACAAAATTTGAGGAGATTTGACGAGGTAGATTTTTAAGATGTCTATTATTACAAATGACGAAGAGGGGATAAAAAAGGCTGGCAGGCTCTTGCGTGAAGGCAGACTTGTGGCCTTTCCAACCGAAACTGTTTACGGCCTGGGCGCCAACGGCTTAAATGAAGAAGCGGTAAAAAACATTTTTATAACTAAGGGCAGGCCTCAGGATAATCCGCTGATCTTGCACATAGCAGATAAATCTTGGCTGACTGATATAGCTGAAGAGATCCCCGAATATGTAAATGAATTGATGGATGCATTTTGGCCAGGGCCTATGAGTATAATCTTAAAGGCCAAGGCTGAAATTCCACGGACTACAACAGCTGGCCTGGATACAGTTGCAATTAGATTTCCAAATCACAAAATTGCCCAGGCAATAATTGCCGAAGCTGGGGTTCCTATTGCGGCTCCATCGGCAAATTTATCTGGCCGGCCAAGTCCAACCAATTTTCGCGACTGCTACAATGACTTAAAGGACAAGGATGTCTATGTCTTTGAAGGCGGAGAAACAGATATTGGTATAGAAAGCACGGTTATACTTTGCACTTCATATCCGCCACAAATTTTAAGACCTGGCAAGATTGATGCAGACGCTATCAAACGCGTGGTCGGTGATGTGATTGTGGGGGCGGTCGACAAGACTGTTGTAAGGAGCCCGGGGCAAAAGTATGGACATTATATGGCCAAGAAGCCGACCCTTTTACTGGATATGAAGCCAGAGGATGCAGACCAGCTTTTGGAAAAAATAAAACCCAATGCGATTTTTATATCAGCAGAGGAAAATAAATATCAAGCCAAAGAGAATATAGTAATTGGTTCATATTTTGATCCAGACCAGGCAGCCAAACATTATTTTAAATCACTGAGGGACGCCGACATGATGGATGGAGATATGATTGTTATACAAGGATTTTCGAAGGAAGGCATTGGCGAGGCTTTGTTCAACAGAATGAAAAAGTCAGCCTCAGGAAAAGTTATGGAGGACAAGGATGAAGATTGGATTTGCTAGCGATCACGGTGGATACGAGCTCAAAAAAGAAGTTATGAAAGCCGTGGCAGACATGGGATACGAATGCTTTGACTATGGGTGTTTCGAAGGCGAAAGGGTTGATTATCCCGATTACGCCAAGAAGGCCTGTGAGGCTATAGTGGCAGGAGATGTGGACCTGGGCATGTTATTTTGTGGAACAGGCATCGGCATCTCTATTGCAGCCAACAAGGTAAAGG contains:
- a CDS encoding nitroreductase family protein, which produces MNDMIKKQLAHRTIRAWKDKKVSDSDLEIFKEVIQRTATSTGMQTYSVIRVVDADKKKAISDITTQAYVGTAPELFIFIVDGYRNAQIAKELTGKDYANAGDMERFFQGFTDACLAAQNLTNAIESMDMGAVYLGSILNDVPKLIEILDLPEYTFPVLGLAFGYPDQDPMLKPRMNMDLRFFENGYKKFDNMLDEIADYDKEMQTYYDTRQADKPLDSFSKQVVARLENTSEKRQKMVQYIKDQGFDLKLD
- a CDS encoding CAP domain-containing protein; its protein translation is MNRKSLFKFIAFFSLVGLCVFAFGPELKAFTDVDSTTKNVDAIMDLYNRGIINGYDDGTFKPENSITRGEVAIMISKAFAYDDTTAILNFRDVPADAWLHPYVMRVANARVMGSVGYDNFGPMQNITYDEILKIAVSIMGKDDLAKLMGGWPNGYSHTAQAMGLADLKIYGSNMASRADVCQVISNIFKYDSYKDIKVGSEKIEIGMDTNLLPRPDETAPSTWKGTDWWFYNTNNYENFYALLVKDNYVFGLAAIGSGFEFNGKKAGDYANDNHGVVPFDVFYEDKNDGDRVHGMYTYFLLVNNEKQYQDLSGQDRAIYHFTNAFRVYHGKAPLEWDDRLATAARLHCEDMGKNNYFNHTSLDGRSPSDRVKAQGLSYGAGENISAGYAGAFEAYNGWVNSEGHRDNMLNDSYQTLGVGSAYVNSGSYQTFFTQNFSFSDRRGYWD
- a CDS encoding DnaJ domain-containing protein, with amino-acid sequence MEYKDYYKILGVDKNATADEIKSSFRKLAKKYHPDLNPDNAEAEQKFKEINEAYEVLSDEKKRKTYDRFGTTNNFTGGQNFDPNAYGYSGFSGSGNADFSDFFNMFFGGGGGSRTYTSSGSGFGFEDLFGGGRRSSRGPQNYEMDLDVTLYEAMTGTTKRLSLDVGGQVKNIEVKVPRGITDGKKIRVRGNKWGIDKDILFKIKVNSYPYELKGLDIYKDIELYPWEAYFGVEKEIDILGTKIKLKTPPNMQTGKKIKLKGKGFIDLKKNTGDFYAVVNIVNPTNLSKEKEDLLRKLGE
- the clpB gene encoding ATP-dependent chaperone ClpB, which gives rise to MNMNDKMTIKTIEAINKSVEYQKDYKNPEISTWHLLLAMLNGDSVVNLIFNKLDVDARALEADVKAEIMKLPQASEVNAYMSKEMSDVLGQADNIRSDFRDSYLSLEHILLAMVEKSPDIKKILSKYNVDKNKILEVLMDIRGNQNINTDNPESTMDALQRFGRDLVEEAKSGKMDPVIGRDDEIRDVIRILSRRTKNNPVLIGEPGVGKTAIIEGLAQRIVKNDVPTGLRDKTIYELDMGALIAGAKYRGEFEERLKTVLNEVEKSDGQIILFVDEIHTIVGAGKTEGSMDAGNMLKPLLARGQLHMIGATTLDEYRQYIEKDPALERRFQKVYVGEPTVEDTISILRGIKEKYEVHHGIRISDGAVIAAATMSNRYITDRFLPDKAIDLMDEACAMVRTQIDSSPVEIDELERKILQLEIEAQALKKETDDKSKKRLEILEGELKADKEKHQVLRDKWEAEKAEIEKSKELKAKIDQVKTEIEREERNYNLEKISELKYGELPRLEQELKELNEKESGDLMLNVEVTENEIAKVVNEWTGIPVSKLSQTDKDKLLNLGDELHKRVIGQDKAVDAIVDAILRSRAGLQNQNRPVGSFIFLGPTGVGKTELSKALTEYLFDDEKNMVRIDMSEYMEKFSVSRLIGAPPGYVGYEEGGQLTEAVRRRPYSVVLFDEIEKAHPDVFNLLLQVLDDGRLTDNRGRVVDFTNTILIMTSNIGSRYLLDGIDESGEISKEAEDQVNDALKASFRPEFLNRIDDIVMFKPLTRDNMKAIIDLELASINSRLKDRNITLEITDACEDFIIESAYDPAYGARPIKRFMNQNLESALAKAIIKGDILENTKVVIDVENDELKFISQ
- a CDS encoding glucosaminidase domain-containing protein, producing MKRFFSGLMLVFAVIILTTNAHARKLTILVNEQDISDKSQSLIVNDRVMVPIRFVSEALGKEVTYNEALKEVVISEGEKKVKLRINSSLIEKSNGEFIISDVKAIAKNDRTYVPVRAVAEAFDLFVGYDFPTNTVTIKNGSQNPADKYSVNGLTDQVTDAITLTAEAGSNLAPRIKTTKLFVIDPITRKGLVNDISNTMTVKYLPWETSSFKILALVSYDANGNIVAGRGKKVQTKIMPRVQITGPGEGSDNNDYVEITPSINFVAKTVSYTVTDLATNVATTYDDRDPYASWALTLNGGESKSVMVTMNAVDMAGNNYLSNSISFNLTTPKKLSLTGIKAGQKIDRTFNVNVNRNFDVKSTRYYLGNGAGETLLEEKPYGAHIFNPAADLGGSYYLRAEVDLPDGTTMSTDKINVNIIPGSRLLLQGLGPNAVISEPIELKYDSNIDHSAVRYVFYGPENFVVDGILKGKIDFNPAGKKDGQYKVYAEVDTAGGKVKSEAVNVKIHNAKTFGPRPVVQKDEFINVFSKMAVDTFNKYNMAASIQMAQGILETGWGQYVPVDKYTGKLSRNLFGIKGKSSNGSVLSNTWEEYNGVKYRIDDNFRAYNTLNESWNDHNDLLLKKERYQIFRDVMYDPIRGAWAIRRAGYATDSKYPGKLINIIEKQNLRRFDEVDF
- a CDS encoding L-threonylcarbamoyladenylate synthase, whose translation is MSIITNDEEGIKKAGRLLREGRLVAFPTETVYGLGANGLNEEAVKNIFITKGRPQDNPLILHIADKSWLTDIAEEIPEYVNELMDAFWPGPMSIILKAKAEIPRTTTAGLDTVAIRFPNHKIAQAIIAEAGVPIAAPSANLSGRPSPTNFRDCYNDLKDKDVYVFEGGETDIGIESTVILCTSYPPQILRPGKIDADAIKRVVGDVIVGAVDKTVVRSPGQKYGHYMAKKPTLLLDMKPEDADQLLEKIKPNAIFISAEENKYQAKENIVIGSYFDPDQAAKHYFKSLRDADMMDGDMIVIQGFSKEGIGEALFNRMKKSASGKVMEDKDEDWIC
- the rpiB gene encoding ribose 5-phosphate isomerase B, translated to MKIGFASDHGGYELKKEVMKAVADMGYECFDYGCFEGERVDYPDYAKKACEAIVAGDVDLGMLFCGTGIGISIAANKVKGIRCALLTEGYSAKMAKEHNNANCIAMGGRTIGPNLAIDIVKSFLQAEFQGDRHQKRLDKISKMEER